Proteins encoded within one genomic window of Fragaria vesca subsp. vesca linkage group LG1, FraVesHawaii_1.0, whole genome shotgun sequence:
- the LOC101302492 gene encoding DNA-directed RNA polymerase I subunit RPA12-like isoform 1: protein MLIGSLSTMASMENSRDFMFCNICGTMLSFTRTLYAEPGQCPKCKFSRPIKELSKYKISYTVSKEDIQRELGISKIKEEKTELAKTDMKKCEKCGHNEHTYFSRQMRSADEGATTFYTCTKCNNSFSEN from the exons ATGCTTATAGGTTCACTTTCAACAATGGCGTCCATGGAAAATTCTCGCGATTTCATGTTCTGCAACATCTGTGGGACTATGCTATCTTTTACTAGAACTCTTTATGCTGAACCCGGCCAATGTCCCAAGTGCAAATTTTCCCGACCTATAAAAG AGCTCTCCAAATATAAAATATCGTACACGGTCAGTAAAGAG GATATTCAAAGGGAGCTAGGCATATCAAAGATTAAAGAGGAAAAGACTGAATTGGCAAAG ACGGACATGAAAAAATGTGAAAAGTGTGGCCACAATGAGCATACATATTTTTCTAGACAG ATGAGATCAGCTGATGAGGGGGCAACTACTTTCTACACTTGCACCAAATGCAATAATAGTTTTAGTGAAAATTAA
- the LOC101302492 gene encoding DNA-directed RNA polymerase I subunit RPA12-like isoform 2 — protein sequence MGSLSTMASMENSRDFMFCNICGTMLSFTRTLYAEPGQCPKCKFSRPIKELSKYKISYTVSKEDIQRELGISKIKEEKTELAKTDMKKCEKCGHNEHTYFSRQMRSADEGATTFYTCTKCNNSFSEN from the exons ATGG GTTCACTTTCAACAATGGCGTCCATGGAAAATTCTCGCGATTTCATGTTCTGCAACATCTGTGGGACTATGCTATCTTTTACTAGAACTCTTTATGCTGAACCCGGCCAATGTCCCAAGTGCAAATTTTCCCGACCTATAAAAG AGCTCTCCAAATATAAAATATCGTACACGGTCAGTAAAGAG GATATTCAAAGGGAGCTAGGCATATCAAAGATTAAAGAGGAAAAGACTGAATTGGCAAAG ACGGACATGAAAAAATGTGAAAAGTGTGGCCACAATGAGCATACATATTTTTCTAGACAG ATGAGATCAGCTGATGAGGGGGCAACTACTTTCTACACTTGCACCAAATGCAATAATAGTTTTAGTGAAAATTAA
- the LOC101302492 gene encoding DNA-directed RNA polymerase I subunit RPA12-like isoform 4 produces MASMENSRDFMFCNICGTMLSFTRTLYAEPGQCPKCKFSRPIKELSKYKISYTVSKEDIQRELGISKIKEEKTELAKTDMKKCEKCGHNEHTYFSRQMRSADEGATTFYTCTKCNNSFSEN; encoded by the exons ATGGCGTCCATGGAAAATTCTCGCGATTTCATGTTCTGCAACATCTGTGGGACTATGCTATCTTTTACTAGAACTCTTTATGCTGAACCCGGCCAATGTCCCAAGTGCAAATTTTCCCGACCTATAAAAG AGCTCTCCAAATATAAAATATCGTACACGGTCAGTAAAGAG GATATTCAAAGGGAGCTAGGCATATCAAAGATTAAAGAGGAAAAGACTGAATTGGCAAAG ACGGACATGAAAAAATGTGAAAAGTGTGGCCACAATGAGCATACATATTTTTCTAGACAG ATGAGATCAGCTGATGAGGGGGCAACTACTTTCTACACTTGCACCAAATGCAATAATAGTTTTAGTGAAAATTAA